The Candidatus Cloacimonadota bacterium nucleotide sequence GTCGGGCAGGAGGAGCCCGATCCGGTCACGGACGCCCGGGCGGTCCCGATATACCTGACCGCATCCTACGTCTTCAAAAGCTGCGACCATGCCGCCAGGAGATTCACCCTGGAGGACCCGGGTAACATATACGGAAGGCTGACCAACACCACCCAGGAGGTCTTCGAGAGGAGGATGGCCGCACTGGAGGGCGGCACCGCCGCCCTGGCCGTGTCCTCCGGGGCCGCCGCCATAACCTATGTGGTACAGAACCTGGCGGGGACCGGGGACCATGTGGTGTCCTCCAACGCCATATACGGCGGTACGTACAACTGCTTCGCCCACACCTTCGTGAGGCACGGGATAACCACCACCTTCGTGGACCCCGACGACTATGAAGGGTTCGAGAGGGCCATAAGGCCGAACACCAAGTGCCTCTTCGTGGAGACGATCGGCAACCCCAACGCCCAGATAAGCGACGTCGAGAGGATGGCCGACATAGCCCACCGGCACGGGATACCCCTCGTGGTCGACAACACCTTCGCCACCCCCTATCTGTTCAGGCCCCTGGAGCACGGGGCGGACATCGTGGTGGAGTCCGCCACCAAGTTCATCGGGGGCCACGGGACCATACTGGGCGGCGTCATCATAGAGGGCGGCGGCTTCGACTGGGAGGCCAGCGGGAAGTTCCCCGTGATGACGGAGCCCGACCCCAGCTACCACGGCATAAGCTTCGCCAGGGACTGCGCGGAATCCCCGCTGTGCACCAGGATAAGGGCCATACTCCTCAGGGACACAGGCGCCTGCATATCCCCGCTCCACGCCTTCGGGTTCCTCCAGGGCCTGGAGACCCTCTCCCTCAGGGTGGAGAGGCATGTGGAGAACGCCCTCAGGGTGGTCGATTTCCTCAAGGGCCATCCCAACGTGGACAGGGTCAACCACCCCTCTCTGCCCGACCATCCCAACCACGCCCTGTACGGGAGGTACTACCCCAACGGGGCGGGATCGATCTTCACCTTCGAGGTCAAGGGCGGATTAGAGCAGGCCAAGAAGTTCAGCGACTCGCTGAGGATCTTCTCCCTGCTCGCCAACGTGGCCGACGTGAAGTCGCTGGTCATACACCCGGCGAGCACCACCCACTCCCAGCTGACAGCCGCCGAGCTGGAGGAGCAGGGTATAAAGCCGAACACCGTCCGCCTTTCCATCGGCACGGAGCACATAGAGGACATACTGGCGGATCTGGACCAGGCGCTGAGGGCCTCCGGGGACTGAGCGTGCCGGAAGGACGGGACGGACCCCGCTGCACGGGGCTCCTGCCCGTTCATCCCCGGAAACGGGATTCCTGGAACGGCGCTCAGTCCGCTCCGTTCTCCCCGCATCCGGAGTGCATGACTGATGCCAGATCCCCGTCCGAGGACGAGAGTATCCACTTCAGCGGATGGAACGAGCTGGAGGTCTCCCTGCCCAGCGATGCCACGGCATAGTACCTTACATCCTTGAAGACGGACTCCAGGGTCTTCACGAACTGCTCCTGCCCGTTGTCCACCAGGAAGCCCCTGGCGGCCGGGTCGGAGTCCGTGCCCGCGCTGGGGGACAGCATCTCGGACACCCGGGGGGTGTCCGCCTTCGTGAGGACCACCGCCACAGGTATCGTGGTGGTGTAGGAAGGACCGGTGCCAGTGACCTCGTTGAACATGGACAGGAACGAGGACAGGGTGTCGAGGGGGGTGGACCTCCTGACGGATGTCTGCGGTGAGATCAGGGAAAGAGGGTCCACGGTGAACAGGAATCCGTCCGTGTACGTGAAATACTCCTCGAATATGACCTTGTCCTCCCGGGGCTCGAACTCCGCGCCGGAGATGTCGTTGATCAGCAGCTCCTTCTCCCTGGAGAACCTCCTGCTCTTCAGGAAAACTATCTCGGAGTCCCTCTCGCCCGGTTCCGTGCGCATGGCGGACTCCGGCTGGCGGTAACGGCCGCTGCTGACCCAGGGGGTCACAGGGTCCAGGGAGAAGCCGCATTCCTTCGAAGCCTCGTCCAGGTTGTTCAACGCGGACAGGACCAAGGTCGTCTTCCCGGAGGCGGGGGCGCCCACGGTGGAGATGACGATCGGGCGCGCCTCCCGGGTCATTATGTCTCTCCCGCAGAACGGGCAGACGCTCCTCAGCTGTCCGCGTTTCCCGTCATCGTACGTGCACGGCATGTCGTGGCCCCTGCTGCAGGTATGGTATCTGGTCCCGCACTCGTTCGGTATCGGATAGCTCAGGATCTGGTCGCATCTGCATCTGACGTTCGGGCGCAGGAAGTTGCGCTTGCAGTGGGGGCACACGGCGTACTCGGTGTTCTCCAGGTACTCCTCGGAATCCGACCTGGACGCGCCCCTTATCTTCGCGCCCATGACTGCCTTGAGGATGAGGAACGGGAGCACCATGACGAGGTCCATGAGCAGGGCGAACGGCAGGGCGAACAGGAAGAAGAACGCCACAGGG carries:
- a CDS encoding O-acetylhomoserine aminocarboxypropyltransferase/cysteine synthase, producing MSGKNGEFNDVPSGPGNRQRLRFETLQLHVGQEEPDPVTDARAVPIYLTASYVFKSCDHAARRFTLEDPGNIYGRLTNTTQEVFERRMAALEGGTAALAVSSGAAAITYVVQNLAGTGDHVVSSNAIYGGTYNCFAHTFVRHGITTTFVDPDDYEGFERAIRPNTKCLFVETIGNPNAQISDVERMADIAHRHGIPLVVDNTFATPYLFRPLEHGADIVVESATKFIGGHGTILGGVIIEGGGFDWEASGKFPVMTEPDPSYHGISFARDCAESPLCTRIRAILLRDTGACISPLHAFGFLQGLETLSLRVERHVENALRVVDFLKGHPNVDRVNHPSLPDHPNHALYGRYYPNGAGSIFTFEVKGGLEQAKKFSDSLRIFSLLANVADVKSLVIHPASTTHSQLTAAELEEQGIKPNTVRLSIGTEHIEDILADLDQALRASGD